Part of the Aquimarina sp. TRL1 genome, TTCGCAACTGATTTTCTACAAATCGTTTATACGGATCCTTAATATATTGTGGCAAGTTGCAGAAAAACACAAATTGTGGTTGCGGTGTCGGCAATTGCATACAATATTTAATTTTTACATATTTTCCTTTATATGCAGGTGGAGGGTTATGTTCTATAATTGGTAGCATGACATCATTCATCACGCTTGTTTTGATCTTTTTTGATCTATTTTTATATACCTCTACAGCTGTTTCTATTGCCTTAAAAATTCGTTGTTTGGTCAGAGCAGAAATAAAAACAATAGGCACATCTGTAAAAGGCTCTATTTTTTTTCGGATATGTTTTTCGAAATCTTTGAGTGTATTACTCTCTTTATTTTCTATCAGATCCCATTTATTTACTAAAATAACAACCCCTTTTCTATTTCGTTCTGCCAGCCAAAAGATATTTTGCACCTGCGCATCAAACCCTCTTGTAGCATCTACTAACAGTAAACAAACATCACTATGTTCAATAGCCCTTACCGATCGCATAACCGAATAAAACTCCAGGTCTTCTTTTACTTTAGATTTTCTTCTGATTCCAGCGGTATCAACCAAATTGAATTCAAACCCAAAACGATTGTACTTCGTATCAATCGCATCTCTGGTCGTTCCTGCAATATTGGTTACGATATAGCGATCTTCTCCTATCAGTGCATTAATAAATGAAGATTTTCCTGCATTTGGTCTCCCTACTACGGCAAATCTGGGTAGTTCTTCTTCTACGGTATCATCTTCTTCTGGTAACTTCTCTACCAAAGCATCCAGTAATTCTCCAGTTCCACTACCATTAATACTAGCTATTGTATAATATTCTCCCAACCCTAGTGAATAAAACTCAACTGCATTAGCTACCCGCTGTGCATTATCTACCTTATTCACCGCCAAAAACACAGGTTTTTCTACTTTTCTGAGCAACTCTGCAACCTCTTCATCCATTCCTGTAACTCCTGATTCTACATCTACCATAAATATAATAGCATCTGCTTCATCAATAGCTAATTCTACCTGCTTGTCAATTTCTGCTTCAAAAATATCATCACTCCCTACGACATATCCTCCTGTATCTATCAGAGAGAATTCTTTTCCATTCCAATCACTTTTTCCATAATGACGATCACGCGTCACTCCACTAACTGCATCTACGATAGCTTCTCTTCTTTTGATCAAACGATTAAAAAAGGTAGACTTTCCTACGTTAGGTCGTCCTACAATTGCTACTATACTACCCATTGATTTTTATTCTGAAATTTTCTGCAAAACTAGGCTTTTTATTTTAGAAGTCTCCTTTCTTTTTTATCAAACCAGTATATATCTTGCACAATACCCTGTATTTAATATAAAACTGTTATAAAAAAACCTCTAAAATTCTTCTTAAAAAGGATAGTAAAAAAAAAGTCCAAAGGCAGCGCATTGCCAATGGAACTTTTTCATAGTTGATAATCAGTCAGTGAAATAATTACTTATTACAAATATAGAAAACAATCATTATAAGGTGGTTACTGCAAAACAGCAAACTTTCTATGGAAGACTATTTTATTTCGTAAATTGATACTGAATTAGACACTTCATTAGAAATAATGATCAAATCATTTCCTGTAGGACTATCCTCTGCAGTAACAGCAACCAGTCCTTCAGGTCCCACATCAGCTGTTTCTCTTAGCCATTCCAAAAAGACAGGTGACCTAGGGTTACTTATATCAAAAACCATCGCGCCTCCTGTTCTTTCTAATCCTACAAATAACAATGTCTTCTCTCCTATTTTTAATATCTC contains:
- the der gene encoding ribosome biogenesis GTPase Der; protein product: MGSIVAIVGRPNVGKSTFFNRLIKRREAIVDAVSGVTRDRHYGKSDWNGKEFSLIDTGGYVVGSDDIFEAEIDKQVELAIDEADAIIFMVDVESGVTGMDEEVAELLRKVEKPVFLAVNKVDNAQRVANAVEFYSLGLGEYYTIASINGSGTGELLDALVEKLPEEDDTVEEELPRFAVVGRPNAGKSSFINALIGEDRYIVTNIAGTTRDAIDTKYNRFGFEFNLVDTAGIRRKSKVKEDLEFYSVMRSVRAIEHSDVCLLLVDATRGFDAQVQNIFWLAERNRKGVVILVNKWDLIENKESNTLKDFEKHIRKKIEPFTDVPIVFISALTKQRIFKAIETAVEVYKNRSKKIKTSVMNDVMLPIIEHNPPPAYKGKYVKIKYCMQLPTPQPQFVFFCNLPQYIKDPYKRFVENQLRKEFDFHGVPVAVYFRKK